A single genomic interval of Lathyrus oleraceus cultivar Zhongwan6 chromosome 7, CAAS_Psat_ZW6_1.0, whole genome shotgun sequence harbors:
- the LOC127108302 gene encoding homeobox-leucine zipper protein HDG8 isoform X1 — protein MDFSKLPPGGSININFEEYNEEASNQKNKKQNLQSSHNQDQVARFEGIRHQCPHPEQFKHMFQRKPNQIKELIPAEAIQQTIRNSQQQNEVLRQEQERVTNVSGRGRGKRKNTMFSQENSRNVNNEMMIPATKIFTVVPHLASCYKNNHRVESHIDIDIDYDQNYFDVTRESQQTGTSLTHAAEKTVQDDETTHVVNSSDGQNLRVITTTTTAHKQNVSAYSDTYLYEDDVVSNWLFSEDVPSLDHVLRDTSIRGLVPDPNLTSGNHVSTVDKDVVHVLNSASGNHVAVIDKDVVPDPNPASGNHVSTIDKDVLSDPNIASGNHRIAIVDEDIVRDPNLSFGNCIATVDEDIVRDPNLASANHIATNYEDVVPIASDKDVSAFDIAVFGGCLPHPIGMAMESEKKVITETAYNALEELTRMIKLNEPFWFSSTKTGKFILQRETYDNFYKKISVLNGPDARIEASKESLVVSMAGAQLVDMFLDSKKWIALFPTIVKTACTIQVFEHGLPESRDGAMQLMHAKMHILSPLVPTRHTSFLRCCKQIDKDIWVIADVSSLSIRSIFDACIQNVWKFPSGCMIQKLTNDSCRVTWVEHIQVDDKRTTDTFFEKPVCGNNGYRAERWVLTMERMCQRISTSLVPNTSSTDITTRAKRIVMKLAERMLKIFYEALDMASNTDFPKLNTMDSDGVRVCVRKCTDPGTENGVILTASLTFWLSCSPDHVFDFFKDSSRRFQWDVLCEGYPTEEIHRITNGTNPGNFTSIIKTLNVKDEDMRILQECYTHSMESGLVYCPIDTNTMNCAIRGEDCSMLPLLPSGLTISGDGRLSDQNIGKVIGEWYEGSIVTLTYQMLIGKDSKMNSPDLNVLKKINKFVNSAVNKIRDALNCSDY, from the exons ATGGATTTTTCAAAGCTGCCTCCTGGTGGGTCTATCAATATCAATTTTGAAGAATACAATGAAGAAGCTTCAAATCAAAAGAATAAGAAGCAAAATCTCCAATCATCTCACAATCAAGACCAAGTAGCTAGATTTGAAGG AATACGCCACCAATGTCCGCATCCTGAACAATTCAAGCATATGTTTCAAagaaaaccaaaccaaatcaag GAACTTATCCCAGCTGAAGCGATACAACAAACTATTCGAAATTCGCAGCAACAAAATGAGGTGTTACGTCAAgag CAGGAGAGAGTAACTAATGTTAGTGGAAGAGGAAGAGGAAAGAGAAAAAATACAATGTTCTCACAAGAAAATTCGAGAAACGTAAACAATGAAATGATGATTCCTGCAACAAAAATTTTCACTGTTGTTCCACACCTGGCATCATGCTATAAAAATAATCATCGTGTTGAAAGTCATATTGATATTGATATCGATTATGATCAAAATTATTTTGATGTGACTCGTGAATCTCAACAAACTGGGACATCTCTTACTCATGCAGCTGAAAAAACTGTTCAAGATGATGAAACTACTCATGTTGTAAATTCATCCGATGGTCAAAATTTACGTGTTATTACTACTACTACTACTGCACATAAACAAAATGTTTCAGCTTACAGTGATACATATCTTTATGAAGATGATGTTGTTTCGAATTGGTTGTTCTCAGAAGATGTTCCTAGTTTAGATCATGTTCTTCGTGATACTTCTATTCGTGGTCTTGTTCCTGATCCTAATCTGACTTCTGGTAATCATGTTTCTACAGTTGATAAGGATGTTGTCCATGTTCTTAATTCGGCTTCAGGTAATCATGTTGCTGTCATTGATAAGGATGTTGTTCCAGATCCTAATCCTGCTTCTGGTAATCATGTTTCTACCATTGATAAGGATGTTCTTTCTGATCCTAATATTGCTTCTGGTAATCATCGCATTGCTATCGTTGATGAGGATATTGTCCGTGATCCAAATCTTTCTTTTGGTAATTGCATTGCTACCGTTGATGAGGATATTGTTCGTGATCCTAATCTTGCTTCTGCTAATCACATTGCTACCAATTATGAGGATGTTGTTCCTATTGCCTCTGATAAAGATGTCAGTGCATTTGATATTGCAGTTTTTGGTGGTTGTTTGCCTCACCCAATAGGCATGGCTATGGAATCTGAGAAGAAAGTGATCACAGAGACTGCTTATAATGCTTTGGAGGAGTTAACAAGGATGATAAAACTGAATGAACCGTTCTGGTTTAGTTCGACAAAGACTGGCAAGTTCATTCTTCAACGTGAAACCTATGACAACTTTTATAAAAAGATCAGCGTCTTAAATGGACCTGATGCGCGTATTGAGGCCTCGAAGGAATCACTAGTTGTCAGCATGGCTGGTGCACAATTGGTTGACATGTTCCTTGATTCG AAAAAATGGATTGCTCTTTTCCCTACTATTGTTAAAACCGCATGTACAATACAAGTATTTGAACACGGTTTGCCAGAAAGTCGGGATGGAGCTATGCAATTG ATGCATGCAAAAATGCACATTCTTTCTCCATTGGTTCCAACTCGACACACCTCGTTCCTTCGTTGTTGTAAACAAATTGACAAAGACATATGGGTAATAGCTGATGTATCATCACTGTCAATTCGTTCCATATTCGATGCATGTATTCAAAATGTTTGGAAGTTTCCATCTGGATGCATGATTCAAAAACTTACAAATGACTCATGCAGG GTAACTTGGGTGGAACATATACAAGTGGACGATAAGCGGACAACCGACACTTTCTTCGAAAAACCAGTTTGTGGAAACAATGGATATAGAGCTGAAAGATGGGTTTTAACAATGGAAAGAATGTGTCAGAGAATTTCAACCTCTTTAGTTCCAAATACATCTAGCACTGACATCACCACAAGAGCGAAAAGGATTGTAATGAAGCTTGCTGAACGAATGCTAAAAATATTTTATGAAGCATTGGACATGGCATCAAACACAGATTTTCCAAAGCTGAATACAATGGATTCTGATGGAGTTAGGGTTTGTGTTCGAAAATGTACCGATCCAGGAACTGAAAATGGAGTCATCCTCACTGCTTCTCTCACCTTTTGGCTATCATGCTCTCCAGATCATGTCTTTGATTTCTTCAAAGATAGTAGTAGAAGATTTCAG TGGGATGTTCTATGCGAAGGTTATCCTACCGAAGAAATTCATCGGATAACAAACGGAACCAATCCGGGAAACTTCACTTCAATTATCAAG ACTTTGAACGTGAAAGATGAAGATATGAGGATTCTGCAAGAGTGTTATACACATTCTATGGAATCTGGTTTGGTTTATTGTCCGATCGATACAAACACAATGAATTGTGCGATAAGAGGAGAAGATTGTTCCATGTTGCCTCTTCTTCCATCTGGTTTAACCATATCAGGGGATGGACGACTTTCCGATCAAAATATAGGGAAAGTAATTGGTGAATGGTATGAAGGTTCAATCGTGACTTTAACTTATCAGATGCTGATCGGTAAAGATTCAAAAATGAATAGTCCTGACTTAAACGTGTTAAAGAAAATAAATAAGTTTGTTAACTCGGCAGTGAACAAAATCAGAGATGCTTTGAATTGTAGTGATTATTAG
- the LOC127108302 gene encoding homeobox-leucine zipper protein HDG8 isoform X2 produces MDFSKLPPGGSININFEEYNEEASNQKNKKQNLQSSHNQDQVARFEGIRHQCPHPEQFKHMFQRKPNQIKELIPAEAIQQTIRNSQQQNEVLRQEQERVTNVSGRGRGKRKNTMFSQENSRNVNNEMMIPATKIFTVVPHLASCYKNNHRVESHIDIDIDYDQNYFDVTRESQQTGTSLTHAAEKTVQDDETTHVVNSSDGQNLRVITTTTTAHKQNVSAYSDTYLYEDDVVSNWLFSEDVPSLDHVLRDTSIRGLVPDPNLTSGNHVSTVDKDVVHVLNSASGNHVAVIDKDVVPDPNPASGNHVSTIDKDVLSDPNIASGNHRIAIVDEDIVRDPNLSFGNCIATVDEDIVRDPNLASANHIATNYEDVVPIASDKDVSAFDIAVFGGCLPHPIGMAMESEKKVITETAYNALEELTRMIKLNEPFWFSSTKTGKFILQRETYDNFYKKISVLNGPDARIEASKESLVVSMAGAQLVDMFLDSKKWIALFPTIVKTACTIQVFEHGLPESRDGAMQLMHAKMHILSPLVPTRHTSFLRCCKQIDKDIWVTWVEHIQVDDKRTTDTFFEKPVCGNNGYRAERWVLTMERMCQRISTSLVPNTSSTDITTRAKRIVMKLAERMLKIFYEALDMASNTDFPKLNTMDSDGVRVCVRKCTDPGTENGVILTASLTFWLSCSPDHVFDFFKDSSRRFQWDVLCEGYPTEEIHRITNGTNPGNFTSIIKTLNVKDEDMRILQECYTHSMESGLVYCPIDTNTMNCAIRGEDCSMLPLLPSGLTISGDGRLSDQNIGKVIGEWYEGSIVTLTYQMLIGKDSKMNSPDLNVLKKINKFVNSAVNKIRDALNCSDY; encoded by the exons ATGGATTTTTCAAAGCTGCCTCCTGGTGGGTCTATCAATATCAATTTTGAAGAATACAATGAAGAAGCTTCAAATCAAAAGAATAAGAAGCAAAATCTCCAATCATCTCACAATCAAGACCAAGTAGCTAGATTTGAAGG AATACGCCACCAATGTCCGCATCCTGAACAATTCAAGCATATGTTTCAAagaaaaccaaaccaaatcaag GAACTTATCCCAGCTGAAGCGATACAACAAACTATTCGAAATTCGCAGCAACAAAATGAGGTGTTACGTCAAgag CAGGAGAGAGTAACTAATGTTAGTGGAAGAGGAAGAGGAAAGAGAAAAAATACAATGTTCTCACAAGAAAATTCGAGAAACGTAAACAATGAAATGATGATTCCTGCAACAAAAATTTTCACTGTTGTTCCACACCTGGCATCATGCTATAAAAATAATCATCGTGTTGAAAGTCATATTGATATTGATATCGATTATGATCAAAATTATTTTGATGTGACTCGTGAATCTCAACAAACTGGGACATCTCTTACTCATGCAGCTGAAAAAACTGTTCAAGATGATGAAACTACTCATGTTGTAAATTCATCCGATGGTCAAAATTTACGTGTTATTACTACTACTACTACTGCACATAAACAAAATGTTTCAGCTTACAGTGATACATATCTTTATGAAGATGATGTTGTTTCGAATTGGTTGTTCTCAGAAGATGTTCCTAGTTTAGATCATGTTCTTCGTGATACTTCTATTCGTGGTCTTGTTCCTGATCCTAATCTGACTTCTGGTAATCATGTTTCTACAGTTGATAAGGATGTTGTCCATGTTCTTAATTCGGCTTCAGGTAATCATGTTGCTGTCATTGATAAGGATGTTGTTCCAGATCCTAATCCTGCTTCTGGTAATCATGTTTCTACCATTGATAAGGATGTTCTTTCTGATCCTAATATTGCTTCTGGTAATCATCGCATTGCTATCGTTGATGAGGATATTGTCCGTGATCCAAATCTTTCTTTTGGTAATTGCATTGCTACCGTTGATGAGGATATTGTTCGTGATCCTAATCTTGCTTCTGCTAATCACATTGCTACCAATTATGAGGATGTTGTTCCTATTGCCTCTGATAAAGATGTCAGTGCATTTGATATTGCAGTTTTTGGTGGTTGTTTGCCTCACCCAATAGGCATGGCTATGGAATCTGAGAAGAAAGTGATCACAGAGACTGCTTATAATGCTTTGGAGGAGTTAACAAGGATGATAAAACTGAATGAACCGTTCTGGTTTAGTTCGACAAAGACTGGCAAGTTCATTCTTCAACGTGAAACCTATGACAACTTTTATAAAAAGATCAGCGTCTTAAATGGACCTGATGCGCGTATTGAGGCCTCGAAGGAATCACTAGTTGTCAGCATGGCTGGTGCACAATTGGTTGACATGTTCCTTGATTCG AAAAAATGGATTGCTCTTTTCCCTACTATTGTTAAAACCGCATGTACAATACAAGTATTTGAACACGGTTTGCCAGAAAGTCGGGATGGAGCTATGCAATTG ATGCATGCAAAAATGCACATTCTTTCTCCATTGGTTCCAACTCGACACACCTCGTTCCTTCGTTGTTGTAAACAAATTGACAAAGACATATGG GTAACTTGGGTGGAACATATACAAGTGGACGATAAGCGGACAACCGACACTTTCTTCGAAAAACCAGTTTGTGGAAACAATGGATATAGAGCTGAAAGATGGGTTTTAACAATGGAAAGAATGTGTCAGAGAATTTCAACCTCTTTAGTTCCAAATACATCTAGCACTGACATCACCACAAGAGCGAAAAGGATTGTAATGAAGCTTGCTGAACGAATGCTAAAAATATTTTATGAAGCATTGGACATGGCATCAAACACAGATTTTCCAAAGCTGAATACAATGGATTCTGATGGAGTTAGGGTTTGTGTTCGAAAATGTACCGATCCAGGAACTGAAAATGGAGTCATCCTCACTGCTTCTCTCACCTTTTGGCTATCATGCTCTCCAGATCATGTCTTTGATTTCTTCAAAGATAGTAGTAGAAGATTTCAG TGGGATGTTCTATGCGAAGGTTATCCTACCGAAGAAATTCATCGGATAACAAACGGAACCAATCCGGGAAACTTCACTTCAATTATCAAG ACTTTGAACGTGAAAGATGAAGATATGAGGATTCTGCAAGAGTGTTATACACATTCTATGGAATCTGGTTTGGTTTATTGTCCGATCGATACAAACACAATGAATTGTGCGATAAGAGGAGAAGATTGTTCCATGTTGCCTCTTCTTCCATCTGGTTTAACCATATCAGGGGATGGACGACTTTCCGATCAAAATATAGGGAAAGTAATTGGTGAATGGTATGAAGGTTCAATCGTGACTTTAACTTATCAGATGCTGATCGGTAAAGATTCAAAAATGAATAGTCCTGACTTAAACGTGTTAAAGAAAATAAATAAGTTTGTTAACTCGGCAGTGAACAAAATCAGAGATGCTTTGAATTGTAGTGATTATTAG